The DNA segment CGGTTCGACGCGGCGCTGCCGATGCAGGAACCCGAGAGCGGTCCGCGCCTTACGCCACCTGCTGACGGCCAGGTTCCAGGCGACACGGCGGATCCACGCGGCCGGGTCGTCGTACGAGGAGATGGTGTCCCATCGGACGAGGGCGCGATAGAACGCCTCCTGGACCACGTCGTGCGCGTCCTGCCGATCACCGAAGTGCGACTGGATCTGGGCTACGAGTTCGGTGTATCGGGCGGCGTACACCTCGTCGAAGGAGGGTCGCACGGCGATCGGCGTCTCCGATCCAGGGCTGGCGATGGCTGTCACGGCGACTACACGCCCGTGACCGGCGGCCGGTTGCACCCGGCCGCCGGAAGATTCTCACCTGATGCGCAGCACATAGCCGGTCTCGGCCCGCTCCGCGGCGGCCGCGTCGTACCGGGTCCAGAATTCCACGCCGTAGCCGAGTGCGTCCGGAAGATCCTCGGACGACGGCGCCGGGGCCAGGAGCAGGCGACCGAGTGCTCGCCGAGGACCTTGCCGCCGTCGGTACGGCGCTACCATGCGCCCTTCCGCGTGCTCGTCGTCATGTCGAGCATCTTCTCGACGCTCGCGGCTTCGTCGTGAGGAGCCAGCGGCGCGTCGCCCTGGCCGGTGACGCGGAACGCGTACCCGGCGTCACCGGAAGCGTCCTCGATGCCGAATCGCAGCACCGGCAGCAGGAACGCGTCGAGCTCGCGGGTGACCGGCGCCGGATCGTCGGAGCACCGGACCTTGATCCGCGCCAGCTCCTTGTCCTGGTGCCGGTCGTGCAGGTCGCCCGCCACGTCGGCGGTCACCACCAGGGTGAATCGGCCCTCGCCGGCGCAGGCCGCGGTGAGGGCGAGCTTCGGCAGGTACATCCGCTGCTCGATTCCGCCCTCCCGGACCGGCCCGGTCTGCTCGAACGCCGGCCGGTCGTCGTGGATCTCCCGGAAGGCGACCGCCGCCAGCCGCTGCGCCGGGTTGAGCCCCAGAACCGGTGAGGACGCGGACGGGACGGCGGGGGTGGCAGCGGGCAGCGCCGGCGCCGCCGTCGGCTTCTTGACCAGGGTGAACCCGCCGAGGAGCGCCGCGGTCAGCGCGCACGCCACGGCGACGACCCCGGTGGTCCGGCGCCGGCGTACGGTCCGCCGTGCCGCGGCGGCGCCCGGTGGCCGGATCTCCCGTACCGCCGACTCCCGCAGGTCCGCGAGAAGCTCTTGCAGTTGATCGGTCACAGCGCACCTCCGTTCATGTCCTCGGCGAGAGAGAGTTCCGCGGCGAGAGCCGCCCGGCCCCGAGACAACCAGGACCGCACCGTCCCCTCGGCGACCCGTTCCCGCGCGGCGATCTCGGCCACCGGCAGGTCGGCCAGGTAGCGCAGCACGATCGCCCGGCGCTGGGCGGGCGGCAGCGTGCCGAGCGCGGCCAGCAGGGCGACCCGTTCCGGTCCCGGGCCGGCGGTCTGCGGCTCGGCCGGCCGTTGCCGGTTCAGGAAGTTCAGCGCGGTCCGGGCCCGGCGCCACCGGCTGACCGCCAGGTTCCAGGCGACGCGGCGGACCCACGCGACCGGGTCGTCGTACCCGGCGATGTGCTTCCAGCGGGCGAGCGCGCGGCAGAACGCCTCCTGCGCGACGTCCTGCGCCTCCTGCCGGTCGCCGAAGTACGCATACAGCTGCACGGCGAGGTCCGCATAGTGCGCGGCATAGATCTCGTCGAACGAAGGCGCGGTGATCGGCTTCTCCGTATCGGTATCGGCTATGGCGGTCACGGGGACTACACGCCCGGACCACGCGGAACGTTGCAGAGGTCGTGAGGACCATAGGATGTCGGCATGACGCCAGAAGAGGTCGGGGACCGCATGGTCAGCCTGCTGGCGACCGACCAGCTTCCGCTCAACGCCACGGCCGGGATCTCCGGCGGCGGCCCCGGGCACGCCCGCGCGGTGATCGACGTGCCACCCGGCCGCTGGTGGTTCGCCGCCGAGCTGGCCCGCGACCCGGGTGCGGTCGGCTGCGATTTCTTCGACTGGCTCTCCGCCGTGGACGAGCTCGACGACGGCTTCACCCTGGTCGCCCACCTCTGGTCGGTGCGGCGCAAGCACGGCATGCTGCTGCGTTCCCGGGTCCCGCGGGACGCGCCGGAGATCGAGTCGCTGGTGGACCTCTACCCCGGCGCGGACTGGCACGAGCGGGAGACGCACGAGATGTTCGGCATCGCGTTCGCCCGCCACCCGGACCTGCGTCCGCTGCTGCTGCCGCCGGAGTTCGAGGGGCATCCGCTGCGCAAGGAGTTCGTGCTGGCGTCCCGGGTCGCGAAGCCGTGGCCGGGCGCGAAGGAGCCGGGCGAGTCGGAGGCCGGCGCCGCGAAACGCGCCCCGATGCGCCCGCCCGGCGTCCCCGACCCGAACGAGTGGGGCCCGATGAAGGGCAAGGTGCCGCCGCCCGAACGACCGGCCCGCCCCGAACGACCGGCCCGCCCCGAACGACCGGCCCGACCGGCTCGCCCGCCGCGGGAGGAGAGCTGATGCCGCTCTGGCTCGACCTCCTGATCCGGGTCGTCGCCGTGATGGCCGCGTTCCTGGTCCTGCCGCTCGTCGTCGGCCAGGCCGAGCACAAGGTGATGGCGCACATGCAGGGCCGGGTCGGCCCGATGTACGCGGGCGCCTTCCACGGCTGGGCCCAGCTCGTCGCGGACGGCGTCAAATTCGTGCAGAAGGAGGACGTCACCCCGAGGGACGCGGACCGTGCCGTCTTCCGGCTCGCCCCGATCGTGGCGCTCTTCCCGTACCTCGTGGTGCTCTTGACCATCCCGCTCGGACCCGGCGGCCTGGTCGCCCAGAGCTTGGACATCGGGTTGTTCCTGGTCCTGGCGGTCCTGGGGATCGGCGTGCTGGCCGTGCTGATGTCGGCGTGGAGCTCGGCGAACAAGTACAGCCTGCTCGGCGGCGTCCGGGGCGCGGCCCAGCTGCTCGGTTACGAGCTCCCGCTGGTCCTGGCGGCGGCGAGCGTCGCGATGGCGGCCGGCACGCTGAGCCTGCCCGGCATCGTCGAGGCGTGGCGCCCGTGGTGGCTGATCTGGCAGGCCCCGGCCGCGCTGGTCTTCTTCGTGGCCGGTCTCGCCGAGATCCGCCGCCCGCCGTTCGACATGCCGATCGCCGACTCCGAGCTGGTCTTCGGCTACATGACCGAGTACACCGGACTGCGCTTCGCGTTCTTCTTGCTCGCCGAGTACGTCGGGATCGTCGTCATCGCGGCCCTGACCACCGTGTTGTTCCTCGGCGGCTGGCACGGCCCGTTCTCCGACCAGCTGGGCTGGCTCTGGACCCTGCTGAAGATCTTCGCCCTGTCCTTCGTGATCATCTGGCTGCGAGTGAGTTACCCGCGCCTGCGCGAGGACCAGCTGCAGCGCCTCTGCTGGCTGATCCTGGTCCCGACCGCCCTGGCCCAGCTAGTCCTGACCGTCGCCGTGAAGGCCCTCACCTGAGGCCAGGTGGCGGGGCGTCAGCCGCTTGATCGGGATGTCGATCGGCCACGGCTCCAGGGTGCGGATCCGGGCGTCGAAGATCTCGACCGGCCGGTAGACGCCGGAATCCGAGTCCAGTCGGTGCGCGTGCACGACGATGCCACCGGCCGTCTCGATCCGCCAGTAGTGGGGGATCCCCGCGGAGGCGTAGAGCGCCGGTTTGGTCACGCGGTCCATGGCGAGCGAGCTCGGCGACACGATCTCGACGGCGAGCACGATCTCGTCCGGCGTGTAGAACCGCCCGCGGCGCCGGGCCGCCTCGTCCGTCGCCACCTGCACGTCCGGGATGAAGGCCCGGGTCGAGCTGAGCCGGATCTCCACGCCCTGAGTGACCTGGAGATGGTCCGGGCAGCTCTCCTCGAGAGCCACCCCGAGGCGCATGGCGATGATCTGGTGGATGTCGGTGGGTGAGGGTGACACGAGGAGCACTCCATCGAGCAACTCGCGGCGAACGCCGTCGTCGGGCAGATTTTCGAGATCCTCGACGGTCCAGCCACGAGCGTGCGACGACTCGATCGCTGCGGTCATGTGAGCCTCCAGGACGAGGGTCGACTCCCCACACCGCCGAGGTTACTCCCGAAACCGGCGAGCCCGAGGTCGCGTCACCCGCCCGGACCGGGCAGGATATGCCCTTGTGACTGATAACGGCGACCGCGACGTTCCCGGCAAGGGGCTGCTCGACGGGCTCGCGGTCACCTTCAAGACGATGACCAAGCGGTCCACCACCCAGCAGTACCCGGATGTCGAGCCCGATCTCCCGCCCCGTTCGCGCGGTGTGATCGCACTGTCCGAGGAGAACTGCACGGTCTGCATGCTCTGTGCCCGGGAGTGCCCGGACTGGTGCATCTACATCGACTCGCACAAGGAGGAGGTCGTCGTACCGGGGGCCGCGCGGGCGCGTCAGCGCAACGTGCTGGACCGGTTCGACATCGACTTCGCGCTCTGCATGTACTGCGGCATCTGCATCGAGGTCTGCCCGTTCGACGCGCTGCACTGGACGCCCGAGTTCGAATACGCCGAGACCGACGTCCTCTCCCTGCTGCACGACAAGGACCGGCTGGGCGAATGGATGCGCACGGTGCCTCCGCCGCCGGCTCACGACGTGCTCGGCGAGCCGAGCAAGGAGGAGGCCACGGCGGCGCGCAAGGCGGCAGGTCCGGGTGCGGCGACTGCCGCCAAGACCGCAAGACCTTCCGTCGTACGGGCGAAGCCCGCCACGACCGCATCGGAAACGCCCCCGGCGGCGACGCCGGGAACCGTCCCGCCCGCCACCGGCCCTGAGGAGGACCGGCAGTGACCGTCGCTGACGTCCTGCTGCTGGCGCTCGGCGCGCTCGCCGTCGGTTCCGGGGCTCTCGTCGTCACCAGCGGGCACGTGGTCCGCGCCGGCCTCTACCTGGTGGTCAGCCTCGGTGCGATCGCCGGCCTCTACCTGGTCCTCGGCGCCGAGCTGGTCGCCTGGGTGCAGGTGCTGGTCTACGTGGGCGCGGTCGTGGTGCTGCTGCTCTTCGCGGTGATGCTGACCCGCGCGCCGATCGGCCCGTCGACCGATCTTGATCGGCCCGCGGCCCCGGCCGCCCTGATCGGCGGTGGCGCCGGCCTGGGCCTGGCCACCCTCTTCGTCGACGCGTTCCACTGGGTGCGCTACCCGGCCCCGCCCCCGGAGACCGCCGAGCGGGTCGGTGAGCGGATCTTCGGCGCCTGGGTGCTGCCGTTCGAGGTGCTCTCGATCCTGCTGCTCTCCGCGCTGGTGGGAGCGATCATCCTGTCCCGTCCGGACCTGGGCGCCAGAAAGGAGGAGGACGCCTGATGCACGTCGTCATCCCGTACGTGGTGGGCGCTCTCCTCTTCGGGCTGGGCGTCTACGGCGTGCTGCGCCGGCGGAACGCGATCCTGGTCCTGATGGCCGTCGAGCTGATGCTCAACGCGGTGAACCTGATCCTGGTGACCGCCGACGTCTCGCTGCGATCGGCCCTGCAGGGCGTCACGATCGAGTCGTGGTCCCGCCCCGGCGCGGCCGACCCCGGAACCGGCGGCGTCTTCGCGCTCTTCGTGATCGTGCTGGCCGCCGCCGAGGTGGGTGTCGGGCTCGCGATCATCCTGCAGTTCTACCGGATGCGCCGCGCCGTGATCACCGATGAGGTGCGGTTGGACGCCGACGAGGAACGGGTGGCCGGGTGAGCGTCGACGTCGCCGGGCCGCTGCTTCCGCTCGTACCCCTGCTCGCCGGCCTGCTCGGTCTCCTGCTGCCGCCGGGCGACGGCACCGGACCACGCCGGAGGCTCGCGGCCGGAATCGGCGTCACCGGGGCCGCGCTGGCTCTGATCCTCGCGATCAGGCTGCTGTTCCACGACCGTGAACCCTTCGAGACCGGCCTGGAGATCGCCCACTTCGGCGACTTCGCGGTCGGTTTCGGCGTCGCGATCAACCCGGCCGTGGTCTACGTCGCGATGGCGGTGAGCCTGGTGGCGCTGCTCGTGCAGATCTACTCGGTCACCTACCTGCACGACGATCCGCGGTACGCGCCCTACGCCGCCCAGGTCAGCCTCTTCACCGGCGCGATGCTGCTGGTGGTGACGTCGAACGACCTGATCGTGCTGCTGGTCGGCTGGGAGGTGATGGGCGCCTGCTCCTACCTGCTGATCGGTCACGACCGGCGGCTGCCGGAAGCGCCCGCCGCGGCGGTGAAGGCGTTCCTGGTCACCCGGGTGGGTGACGTCGGCTTCCTGCTCGGCATCGCCGTGCTGATCACGCAGGCCGGCAGCACCCACCTCGACCAGGTGCTCCACACGCCGTACGACGCCACGACGCTGACCGTCGCGCTGCTGCTGATCCTGGCGGGCGTCGCCGGCAAGAGCGCGCAGTTCCCGCTGCACACCTGGCTGCCGGACGCGATGGCCGGTCCGACCCCGATCTCAGCGCTGATCCACGCCGCCACGATGGTCGCGGCCGGCGTCTACGTGGTCTTCCGGCTCTACCCGCTCTTCGAGCAGTCGCCCGCCGCGCTCGCGACGCTCGGTGTGATGGCCGCGATCACGATCCTGCTCGGCGCGCTCGCGGCCACCGCACAGGACGACCTGAAACGCGTGCTGGCCTGGTCGACCGTCTCGCAGATCGGCTACATGACCGCGGCCCTCGCCGTCGGCTCGCCCGCCGCCGCGCTGTTCCACCTGCTCACCCACGCGGCCTTCAAGGCGCTGCTCTTCCTCGCGGCCGGCGCGGTCATCCACGCGGTCGGCACGAACTACCTGTCCCGGATGGGTGGTCTGCGGTCGTCCATGCCGGTGACGTTCTGGTCGTTCGTGATCGGCCTGGCCGCCCTGGCCGGGGTGCCGCCGCTGGCCGGCTTCTGGTCGAAGGAGACGGTGCTGACCGCTGCCGCCCACGCGACCGAGGGCGGCGAACCGATCCCGGCCTGGGCCGGGTGGGTGGTCTGGCTGGCCGCGCTCCTCGCGGTCGGGATCACCGCCTGGTACGCCACGCGCCTGCTGCTCAGGGCCTTCTTCGGCGTATCCCGGGCCTACGGTCCGGACGGCCCGGACTGGGAGATCGGTTTCGACGACGCGCGCTACCGGGCCCCGGCCGTGCCGCACGACCCGCCGTGGCTGATGCGCGGCCCGCTGCTGATCCTGCTGGTACCGGCCGCGCTCCTCGGACTCGCCGCGTACGCCCCCGGCTTCCGCACCTCACTCGAACTCGAGGATCCGCACCTCGGCGTGGCGGTCGCCCTGCCGATGCTGCTGCTCGCCGCGGGCGCCGGCGCCGCCTGGTGGATCTGGTGGGCGGTCCCCGGCGTCGACCCGGCCCTCGCGCTCGGCCCGGCCCGGCCGCTCTTCGCCGCCGGGTTCCACCTCGACGCCGTCCAGCACCGGTTCGTGGTCGTGCCGGTGCGGGCCCTCGCCCGATACGTCACCGCCGCCGACGAACGAGTCGTGGACGCCGCGGTCGAGGGCGCCGGCGCCGGCACCCGCCGCCTCGGCGGTGAGCTGGCCGAAGCACACCGGGTCGCGGTGCTGCCGGTCGCCGCGGTCCTGGTCCTGCTGGGCGCCCTGGTGCTCGGCATCGTCGCGTGGCTGGGAGTGCCGGCATGACCGTGTCCACCGATTCCTGGTCGTTCCTGCTCGCGCTGATGCTCGCCGTACCGGCTCTCGGCGCCGCGGCGGTCGCGCTCATGCCGGCGGGCCGGGACCGGCAGGCCCGCATCGTCGCGTCGGTCTTCGCCGCCGCGACGTTCGTGCTGACGGTGACGCCGATCGCCTTCTCCGGTGATCGCCTCTGGGCCACCTACGGGAACGAGCCGCCCGGCGTGATCCCGTGGCTGAATCTCGACGTGCCGTGGGTCCCGGCCCTCGGTGTGGACTTCCACCTCGGCGTCGACGCGATCTCGTATCCGCTGGTCGTGCTGACCGGGCTGCTCACACTGCTCTGCTGCCTCTACACGATCAAGACCGGTGCGCGTGCCCTGGCCGCCCTGCTGCTGGTCCTGGAGGTCGGTGTCCTCGGCACGTTCCTGGCGCTGGACCTGATCCTGTTCTTCGTCTTCTTCGAGGTCGTCCTGCTGCCGATGTACGCGATCATCGCCGGCTGGGGCGGACCCTCACGGAGGGCCGCCGCGCGCAAGTTCGTGCTCTACACGCTGCTCGGATCGGTGCTGTTGCTGTTAGCCGTGGTGACGGTCGTCTCGCAGGCGGGCACGGGAGATCTCTCGTATCTCTCCGCTGTCTCGCCCTTGAGCCGTAATGTGCAGTGCTTCGTCTTCGCCCTCTTCGCCGTCGCCTTCGCGATCAAGGCGCCGCTCTGGCCGCTGCACACCTGGCTGCCCGACGCGCACACCGAGGCACCGACCGTCGGCTCGGTGATGCTCGCCGGGGTGCTGCTGAAGATGGGCACGTACGGCCTGATCCGGATCGGTCTCGGCGTCACCCCGGACGGCGCCGCCTGGGCCTCACCGGTCCTCGGCGCGCTGGCCGTCGTCGCGATCCTCGCCGGTTCCCTGATCTGCCTGCGGCAACGCGAGCTGAAACGACTGATCGCGTACTCGAGCGTCGGCCACATGGGTTTCGTGCTGCTCGGCATCGCGACGCTGACGGTCACCGGCATCCAGGCCGCGCTGATCGGCAACATCGCACACGGCCTCATCACCGGCCTGCTGTTCTTCCTGGTCGGCACGGTCAAGGAGCGCACCGGCACCGGCTCGCTGGAGCAGCTCAGCGGCCTGCGTGAACAGTCACCCCGGCTGGCCGGCCTCCTCGGCTTCGCGGCCATCGCCTCGCTCGGGCTGCCGGGACTCGCCGGTTTCTGGGGGGAGGCGTTCGCGGTGGTCGCCGCCGTACAAGCGGGCGGTTGGTTCTGGATCCTCTGCGGCGTGCTGGCCGCCTGCGGTGGCGCGCTGACGGCCGCCTACTTCCTCCGCCTCCTGCGCAGGGTCACCCACGGCCCGGCGACCCCCGCGGTACGGACGGCCCGCTCGTCGATCAGCCCGGGGGAGTGGGCGTCGTGGGCGCCGCTGGTCCTGCTCACCCTGGCTGTGGGGGTGGCGCCGGCCCTGGTCCTCGCCGGCACCGACGTCCCGATCGCAGCGATCCTCGGTCTGGAGGCCGCTCGTGGGTAGCCAGCCCGTCGGACACCTCGCCCTCCTCCCGCTCTATGCGGCGGCGGCGACGGCGATCCTGGCGCTCCTCGCCGACCTCTTCACCGGGCGCCGGGGCGCCGTCACGGGCGTGACCCTTCTCGGAACGCTCGCCACCGCGGCGGGCGCGATCGTGGCAGCCGGCGCCGAGCCCACCTTCTGCGCGAGCGGCGGCTGCTCCTGGGTGCCGTCGGGCGCGGCGACCACCACGGCGGTCCTCTTCGCCGGACTGACCGCCGGCGTCCTGGCGTTCTCCCTGCCCGCCCTCCGCCTCGGCATCGCCCCGGCCGGCGAATTCTGCTTCCTGCTGGCCTGCTCGATGACCGGTGGCGTGACGGTCGCCTACGCCGGCGACCTGATCACCCTGATCGTCGGGCTGGAGACGCTGACGCTGCCGCTCTACGTGCTCGTCGGACTGCGCCGTTTCGCCCCCTCCGAACGGGTCACCACCGACGGCGCCGCCGCCTCGGTGACGTTCTTCCTGATCAGTGTCGTCTCCACGGCGGTGGCGCTGCTCGGCGTCGCACTCAACTACGCGGCGACGGGCGGCGTACATCTGGCGCTCCTCACCACCGCTCCCGCCCCGTTCGCCCCCCTGGCCGGCGTAGGCGCGGCCCTGCTCGTGATCGGCCTGGCCTTCAAAGTGGCGGCGGTGCCCCTGCACGCGTGGGCGCCCGCCACGTACGACGGCGCTCCGGTGCCGATCGCCGCCTACCTGTCCACCGCGTCGAAACTCGGCGGCGTGATCGCCCTGGCCGCCGTGGTGTCCCGCCTCGACACCCGCGGGGTCGTCGCCGTCCTCGCCATCCTCACGATGACCATCGGCAACCTGGTGGCGCTCCGGCAGTCCCGCATGGTGCGCCTGCTCGCCTGGTCGTCGGTCGCCCAGGCCGGCTACATCCTCGCCGCCCTCGCTCTGGGCGAACCCGGCGTGGTGGCGGCTCTGGCGTACGCCGTCTTCTTCGTCATCCTCGAACTGATCGCCTTCGGCGTGGTGGTGGCGCTGCGAGCCCCCGGCCAGGACGGCGGTGCCGTGGCCGACTACCGGGGAGCGGGCCGCCGCCACCCCTGGCTGGGCGCCGCGCTCGTACTCGCCCTGGCCGGCCTCGCCGGTCTCCCACCCGGTCTGGCAGGCCTGTTCGCGAAACTCTCGGTGGTAGACGCCCTGGTGGACGCGGACTGGACCTGGCTGGCCGGCGTGGTCGTCCTCAACGCCGTGATCGCCCTCGCCTATTACGTCCGGGTGGCGGCAAGCCTCTACTCACTCCCTGCCCGAGTCGGCATCTCCGTAGCCGACCCGGTCCTCGTTGACGAGGCCGTCCACCCGCGCGTGCCGGTGCCCCGCCCGGTCGCGCTGACGTTGTCGGTGGCCGCCCTGATCGTGGTGATCCTGGGCTTCGCACCACAGTTGTTGTTCGACGCCCTGTAGAGGGCGTGGTGTGGAGCAGCCGTGGTGGCGGGCATCGGGCTGGACCGGGGTGGTGGGGCGTGGTCGGATCGGGGGGTGGAACTCACCAAACAGTTCAGTGACGAGCAGTTCGCGGCCGCGCTGGAGTCGTGGTCCTGGTTGGACCTGCGGGGGAAGACGCCTCGGTTCGCGTCGCTGTTCGGGAATGTCTTCCTGGAGGATTCGGCGGGCGGCTGGTGGTTCCTCGACACGTTCGGCGGGGAGCTCGTGCCCGGCTGGGCCGGCCGCGACGAGCTGGTTGCCGAGTTGGGGACTCAGGACGGGCAGGACCAGTACCTTCAGGGCGTGCTGGCGACGGCC comes from the Actinoplanes sp. OR16 genome and includes:
- a CDS encoding NADH-quinone oxidoreductase subunit J; this translates as MTVADVLLLALGALAVGSGALVVTSGHVVRAGLYLVVSLGAIAGLYLVLGAELVAWVQVLVYVGAVVVLLLFAVMLTRAPIGPSTDLDRPAAPAALIGGGAGLGLATLFVDAFHWVRYPAPPPETAERVGERIFGAWVLPFEVLSILLLSALVGAIILSRPDLGARKEEDA
- a CDS encoding RNA polymerase sigma factor, producing MTAIADTDTEKPITAPSFDEIYAAHYADLAVQLYAYFGDRQEAQDVAQEAFCRALARWKHIAGYDDPVAWVRRVAWNLAVSRWRRARTALNFLNRQRPAEPQTAGPGPERVALLAALGTLPPAQRRAIVLRYLADLPVAEIAARERVAEGTVRSWLSRGRAALAAELSLAEDMNGGAL
- a CDS encoding NADH-quinone oxidoreductase subunit C — encoded protein: MTPEEVGDRMVSLLATDQLPLNATAGISGGGPGHARAVIDVPPGRWWFAAELARDPGAVGCDFFDWLSAVDELDDGFTLVAHLWSVRRKHGMLLRSRVPRDAPEIESLVDLYPGADWHERETHEMFGIAFARHPDLRPLLLPPEFEGHPLRKEFVLASRVAKPWPGAKEPGESEAGAAKRAPMRPPGVPDPNEWGPMKGKVPPPERPARPERPARPERPARPARPPREES
- a CDS encoding NADH-quinone oxidoreductase subunit N, with translation MGSQPVGHLALLPLYAAAATAILALLADLFTGRRGAVTGVTLLGTLATAAGAIVAAGAEPTFCASGGCSWVPSGAATTTAVLFAGLTAGVLAFSLPALRLGIAPAGEFCFLLACSMTGGVTVAYAGDLITLIVGLETLTLPLYVLVGLRRFAPSERVTTDGAAASVTFFLISVVSTAVALLGVALNYAATGGVHLALLTTAPAPFAPLAGVGAALLVIGLAFKVAAVPLHAWAPATYDGAPVPIAAYLSTASKLGGVIALAAVVSRLDTRGVVAVLAILTMTIGNLVALRQSRMVRLLAWSSVAQAGYILAALALGEPGVVAALAYAVFFVILELIAFGVVVALRAPGQDGGAVADYRGAGRRHPWLGAALVLALAGLAGLPPGLAGLFAKLSVVDALVDADWTWLAGVVVLNAVIALAYYVRVAASLYSLPARVGISVADPVLVDEAVHPRVPVPRPVALTLSVAALIVVILGFAPQLLFDAL
- a CDS encoding Uma2 family endonuclease — its product is MTAAIESSHARGWTVEDLENLPDDGVRRELLDGVLLVSPSPTDIHQIIAMRLGVALEESCPDHLQVTQGVEIRLSSTRAFIPDVQVATDEAARRRGRFYTPDEIVLAVEIVSPSSLAMDRVTKPALYASAGIPHYWRIETAGGIVVHAHRLDSDSGVYRPVEIFDARIRTLEPWPIDIPIKRLTPRHLASGEGLHGDGQD
- a CDS encoding complex I subunit 1 family protein, with product MPLWLDLLIRVVAVMAAFLVLPLVVGQAEHKVMAHMQGRVGPMYAGAFHGWAQLVADGVKFVQKEDVTPRDADRAVFRLAPIVALFPYLVVLLTIPLGPGGLVAQSLDIGLFLVLAVLGIGVLAVLMSAWSSANKYSLLGGVRGAAQLLGYELPLVLAAASVAMAAGTLSLPGIVEAWRPWWLIWQAPAALVFFVAGLAEIRRPPFDMPIADSELVFGYMTEYTGLRFAFFLLAEYVGIVVIAALTTVLFLGGWHGPFSDQLGWLWTLLKIFALSFVIIWLRVSYPRLREDQLQRLCWLILVPTALAQLVLTVAVKALT
- a CDS encoding NADH-quinone oxidoreductase subunit I; its protein translation is MTDNGDRDVPGKGLLDGLAVTFKTMTKRSTTQQYPDVEPDLPPRSRGVIALSEENCTVCMLCARECPDWCIYIDSHKEEVVVPGAARARQRNVLDRFDIDFALCMYCGICIEVCPFDALHWTPEFEYAETDVLSLLHDKDRLGEWMRTVPPPPAHDVLGEPSKEEATAARKAAGPGAATAAKTARPSVVRAKPATTASETPPAATPGTVPPATGPEEDRQ
- a CDS encoding NADH-quinone oxidoreductase subunit L, with amino-acid sequence MSVDVAGPLLPLVPLLAGLLGLLLPPGDGTGPRRRLAAGIGVTGAALALILAIRLLFHDREPFETGLEIAHFGDFAVGFGVAINPAVVYVAMAVSLVALLVQIYSVTYLHDDPRYAPYAAQVSLFTGAMLLVVTSNDLIVLLVGWEVMGACSYLLIGHDRRLPEAPAAAVKAFLVTRVGDVGFLLGIAVLITQAGSTHLDQVLHTPYDATTLTVALLLILAGVAGKSAQFPLHTWLPDAMAGPTPISALIHAATMVAAGVYVVFRLYPLFEQSPAALATLGVMAAITILLGALAATAQDDLKRVLAWSTVSQIGYMTAALAVGSPAAALFHLLTHAAFKALLFLAAGAVIHAVGTNYLSRMGGLRSSMPVTFWSFVIGLAALAGVPPLAGFWSKETVLTAAAHATEGGEPIPAWAGWVVWLAALLAVGITAWYATRLLLRAFFGVSRAYGPDGPDWEIGFDDARYRAPAVPHDPPWLMRGPLLILLVPAALLGLAAYAPGFRTSLELEDPHLGVAVALPMLLLAAGAGAAWWIWWAVPGVDPALALGPARPLFAAGFHLDAVQHRFVVVPVRALARYVTAADERVVDAAVEGAGAGTRRLGGELAEAHRVAVLPVAAVLVLLGALVLGIVAWLGVPA
- the nuoK gene encoding NADH-quinone oxidoreductase subunit NuoK; its protein translation is MHVVIPYVVGALLFGLGVYGVLRRRNAILVLMAVELMLNAVNLILVTADVSLRSALQGVTIESWSRPGAADPGTGGVFALFVIVLAAAEVGVGLAIILQFYRMRRAVITDEVRLDADEERVAG
- a CDS encoding NuoM family protein, whose product is MTVSTDSWSFLLALMLAVPALGAAAVALMPAGRDRQARIVASVFAAATFVLTVTPIAFSGDRLWATYGNEPPGVIPWLNLDVPWVPALGVDFHLGVDAISYPLVVLTGLLTLLCCLYTIKTGARALAALLLVLEVGVLGTFLALDLILFFVFFEVVLLPMYAIIAGWGGPSRRAAARKFVLYTLLGSVLLLLAVVTVVSQAGTGDLSYLSAVSPLSRNVQCFVFALFAVAFAIKAPLWPLHTWLPDAHTEAPTVGSVMLAGVLLKMGTYGLIRIGLGVTPDGAAWASPVLGALAVVAILAGSLICLRQRELKRLIAYSSVGHMGFVLLGIATLTVTGIQAALIGNIAHGLITGLLFFLVGTVKERTGTGSLEQLSGLREQSPRLAGLLGFAAIASLGLPGLAGFWGEAFAVVAAVQAGGWFWILCGVLAACGGALTAAYFLRLLRRVTHGPATPAVRTARSSISPGEWASWAPLVLLTLAVGVAPALVLAGTDVPIAAILGLEAARG